The genome window CGGGCCTTTTTAGTACTGGCCCACATGGCCCCCGCTTTTCCACGTCTCCCTGAGCTCTACCAGGAACAGATTCGGCGCCTTGTTCTGGAACACCTTGCCTACCCGAAAGAAGGAGGGACCCCCCAATGAAACAGCCCTTCGTTGCCCCTAAAGGAACGCCCCTATCTTCCGACTTCCAAGGGGGCCCCGCACCGATCCTCTCTTCTCCGTCGATAGCTCTTCCTCAAAAAGATGGTATTTCCTTTGCGGCATCATCCGTTCCCCAAACAGAAAATACAATTCCCTCCTCTGTGTCCCCTTCTCCCCCCTCAGAGGATAGTTCCCTCACCGCCCTATCTCAGGAAGCCCATCGGCTTCGGCAGGAGTTTCCCCTCTTACGGGCCAATCCTCAGTTAGCGTACCTGGATAATGCGGCCACCACCCAGAAACCTCAGGTTGTCCTGGAGGCGGAAACGGCCTTTTACTCCGAAGCCTGTGCGAATGTCCATCGGGCCATTTACAGCCTCGGAGAAGCCGCAACCGAGCAGTATGAGGCAGCCCGGCGTCGCGTGGCGGCTTTTATCGGTGTCCGACCGGAAGAAGTGATCTTTACCCGGGGCACCACCGAAGGGTTTAACCTCCTGGCCCACAGTCTTGGGGAACTCCTTGCCCCCGGCGATGAAATCATCCTCTCAGAAATGGAACATCACGCCAATATAGTGCCCTGGCAGCTTCTAGCTCAACGACGGGGAGTGGTGCTCCGTTTCATCCCCCTGACCGATGAGGGGCTCTTAGATCTTGCAGCCTACGAGAAGCTCCTTTCCCCCAGAACCCGCCTGGTATCGGTGACCCTGGTGTCCAACGTCCTTGGCACCATAAATCCGGTATCCCGCATAGGAGAATTGGCCCATGAGGCAGGGGCCCTCCTGGCGGTAGATGCAGCCCAGGCGGCGCCTATCATGAAACTGGATGTGCCAACCCTGGGGGCGGATTTTCTTGCCTTTTCGGGCCACAAAATGTACGGTCCCTTCGGCATCGGGGTCCTCTATGGGCGACAGGAACTTTTAGAGAAGCTCCCTCCCTTTTTAGGAGGCGGCGACATGATTCGGGAAGTCCGGCTCGATGGGTTCACACCCGCAGAGCCCCCGTACAAGTTTGAAGCGGGGACTCCCCCCATCAGTCAGGCCGTTGCCCTGGCGACAGCAATAGAGTGGCTTGACCGGCACGGCCCTGATCGGTTCGGCCATTACGAGGCCCTCCTCGGCAAACGGCTCTACGAAGGGTTACGAACTATTCCGGGGGTTCGCATCCTGGGCCCCGACTATTCTACCCTCCACCGGTCCTCCTTTAAACGGGCAGGAATTGTAAGCTTTACCCTGGAAGGCATCCACGCCCACGATCTTTCGGCCTATCTGGATACAAAGGGGTTTGCCCTGCGGGCGGGGCATCACTGCGCCCATCCCCTGGCCCGGCGGTTTGGGGTTGTCTCAAGCCTCCGGGCAAGTTTTGGAGCCTATAACACCATCGAAGAAGTAGATGCCCTTCTTGAAGCCCTCGAGGCAGCCCGGGAAGAATTGTAAGGGAGCATTGCTATGAACGATCCTCAACTCTACGAAACTATAATCCGCAGCCATTACAAGCATCCCACAAAAAGAAAGCCCCTGGAAGGCGTGCCCTACGTGGAAAACCCTTCCTGTGGCGATAAGGTCCGCATTGCCCTTTCGGTAACTCCCGAAGGACTCATCCAGGAAGCCTTTTTTGATGGAACGGGCTGTTCCATTTCCATGAGTTCGGCGGATATCCTTGCCCAACTCCTGGAAGGGAAATCCCTTCAAGAGGCCCACTCCCTTATCACTACCTTTCTGGGAGTTCTCCGGGGAGAGGCGCCTCTTGAAAGCCTGGAAGACATGGGAGATGCGGTAGCCTTTTCCGGGGTGGCGCGATTACCCGTGCGAGTTAAATGTGCGGCCCTGGCCTGGCGGGCCGCTCTGGAACAGGTGGAACAGTTAGAAAAGCAATAGAGAATATGAACAGGGGCCACGGAACGGTTCTGCGCGGTTGTGCCTTCCAGAAAAGGGGTGCCCTTTAGTGTAACCTGAGAAAAACAGCCCCTTTCTATTCTGGAGTTTTCCCTTGCCACCCTTCTCATTTCTTAGTATTTTTTTACTGATAAACAGCCATAGTCATTTTTTACCTCATGGTACAAAGGAGCAGCTACGCCCATGTCACAACATCAATTTCAAACCGAAGTAAGTCAATTACTCCACCTTATTATTCACTCCCTCTATTCTAATCGGGAAATATTCCTGCGGGAACTCGTCTCTAACGCTTCCGATGCCCTGGACAAGCTTAAGTATCTTACCGTCGCCAACGATGCGTATAAGGGTATTGTCTTTGATCCCCGCATAGATATTTCCTTTAGCAAACAGGAAAAGACCCTTACAGTCTCTGATAACGGTATTGGGATGAATGAAACCGACCTGATTGAATCCCTGGGGACCATCGCTCGGTCGGGGACCCGGGCTTTTCTGGAACAGCTTTCTGCGGAGGCCCGCAAGGATTCAAACCTTATCGGCCAGTTTGGGGTGGGTTTCTATTCGGCCTTCATGGTGGCCGATCGCATCGAAGTAATCACCCGGAAAGCCGGGGAAGAGGCCGCCTGGAAGTGGTCCAGCGATGGAAAAGAAACCTACACCATCGAACCAGCCCAGCGGGATTCCCAGGGGACCACGGTCATCCTCCATCTCAATGAAGAAGGCCTGGAGTTTGCCAACCGATGGACCATCGAAGAGATTATCAAAAAATATTCTAACCATGTGGCCTTCCCCATCTATCTTACCTACGAAGAAAAAGAATACGACAAGGATGGTAAAGAAAAGGGGAGCAAAGCCAAAACAGAACGGATTAATGCGGCCACAGCCATTTGGCGCCAATCA of Treponema sp. J25 contains these proteins:
- a CDS encoding cysteine desulfurase; the encoded protein is MKQPFVAPKGTPLSSDFQGGPAPILSSPSIALPQKDGISFAASSVPQTENTIPSSVSPSPPSEDSSLTALSQEAHRLRQEFPLLRANPQLAYLDNAATTQKPQVVLEAETAFYSEACANVHRAIYSLGEAATEQYEAARRRVAAFIGVRPEEVIFTRGTTEGFNLLAHSLGELLAPGDEIILSEMEHHANIVPWQLLAQRRGVVLRFIPLTDEGLLDLAAYEKLLSPRTRLVSVTLVSNVLGTINPVSRIGELAHEAGALLAVDAAQAAPIMKLDVPTLGADFLAFSGHKMYGPFGIGVLYGRQELLEKLPPFLGGGDMIREVRLDGFTPAEPPYKFEAGTPPISQAVALATAIEWLDRHGPDRFGHYEALLGKRLYEGLRTIPGVRILGPDYSTLHRSSFKRAGIVSFTLEGIHAHDLSAYLDTKGFALRAGHHCAHPLARRFGVVSSLRASFGAYNTIEEVDALLEALEAAREEL
- the sufU gene encoding Fe-S cluster assembly sulfur transfer protein SufU yields the protein MNDPQLYETIIRSHYKHPTKRKPLEGVPYVENPSCGDKVRIALSVTPEGLIQEAFFDGTGCSISMSSADILAQLLEGKSLQEAHSLITTFLGVLRGEAPLESLEDMGDAVAFSGVARLPVRVKCAALAWRAALEQVEQLEKQ